One stretch of Pyxidicoccus trucidator DNA includes these proteins:
- a CDS encoding di-heme oxidoredictase family protein — translation MEEPPPEEPPPEEPPPPPRFDVVEEGEEKPGGDTSVVVTGAAAFTKPAANLVLARRAEFFVGESVFEANWVGAGGTQPERDGLGPLFHSVSCLACHLGNGRGRPPEEGEVADTLLVRLSVPGTDALGEPKPEPTYGDQLQPRGGGGVSAEGQVRVLWTEVPGTFEDGEPYSLQSPSLVLTELSYGPLAPDTRTSARVAQPMVGLGLLAAMGEETLLEWADPEDANGDGVSGRPNRVWSHRQGREVLGRFGWKANQPDLEQQNAAALLGDLGLTTTLFTQENCMAGQTACRAAPHGGTPEVSQRQLESLDFYSHTVAVPTREGVDAPQVLQGKAVFHRVGCARCHRPSITTGTLEGYPELSGQRIWPYSDLLLHDLGEALADGREDFLASGREWRTPPLWGLGRAETVSGHSRLLHDGRARTPLEAVLWHGGEAASAREAVRKLSRQERDALSAFLGSL, via the coding sequence GTGGAGGAGCCGCCTCCCGAGGAGCCCCCTCCGGAAGAGCCTCCGCCTCCGCCGCGCTTCGACGTGGTGGAGGAAGGTGAGGAGAAGCCCGGCGGTGATACCAGCGTGGTGGTGACGGGTGCCGCCGCCTTCACGAAGCCGGCGGCCAACCTCGTGCTGGCTCGGCGCGCGGAGTTCTTCGTGGGCGAGTCCGTCTTCGAGGCGAACTGGGTGGGCGCGGGCGGCACCCAGCCGGAGCGGGATGGGCTGGGTCCGCTCTTTCACTCCGTCTCCTGCCTCGCCTGCCATCTGGGCAATGGCCGCGGCAGGCCGCCCGAGGAGGGCGAGGTGGCGGACACGCTGCTGGTGCGCCTGTCGGTGCCCGGCACGGACGCGCTTGGCGAACCGAAACCCGAGCCTACCTATGGAGATCAGCTCCAGCCTCGCGGAGGCGGTGGCGTGAGCGCCGAGGGGCAGGTGCGCGTGCTGTGGACGGAAGTCCCGGGCACCTTCGAGGATGGAGAGCCCTACTCGCTCCAGTCTCCGTCGCTGGTGCTGACGGAGTTGTCCTACGGACCACTGGCGCCGGATACGCGCACGTCGGCCCGCGTGGCCCAACCCATGGTGGGACTGGGCCTCCTGGCGGCAATGGGGGAAGAGACGCTGCTGGAGTGGGCAGACCCGGAGGACGCCAATGGAGATGGTGTCTCCGGCCGGCCCAACCGCGTGTGGAGCCACCGGCAGGGCCGCGAGGTGCTAGGGCGCTTCGGGTGGAAGGCCAACCAGCCAGACCTCGAGCAACAGAACGCGGCGGCGCTGCTGGGCGACCTGGGCCTCACGACGACGCTCTTCACGCAGGAGAACTGCATGGCGGGGCAGACGGCTTGCCGCGCGGCACCTCACGGTGGCACACCCGAGGTGAGCCAGCGGCAGCTCGAGTCGCTCGACTTCTACTCGCACACGGTGGCGGTGCCGACGCGCGAGGGCGTGGACGCACCCCAGGTCCTCCAGGGCAAGGCCGTCTTCCACCGCGTGGGCTGCGCGCGCTGCCACCGGCCCTCCATCACCACTGGCACGCTGGAGGGCTACCCGGAGCTGTCCGGTCAGCGCATCTGGCCATACTCGGACCTGCTGCTGCATGACCTGGGCGAGGCGCTGGCCGACGGGCGCGAGGACTTCCTCGCCTCTGGACGCGAGTGGCGCACGCCGCCGCTGTGGGGCCTGGGCCGCGCCGAGACGGTGAGTGGACACTCGCGCCTGTTGCATGACGGCCGAGCACGCACGCCACTGGAGGCCGTCCTCTGGCACGGCGGCGAGGCCGCGTCCGCGCGCGAGGCGGTGCGGAAGCTGTCGAGACAAGAGCGCGACGCGCTGAGCGCCTTTCTCGGTTCGCTCTGA
- a CDS encoding exo-alpha-sialidase — MLLNAVPFLYIACRGGERFRPNHPHGGPHLMGVTRKPAARLKNPKAAPERAPRRGAQGRVLVLVATRKGAWLYHGDARRRTWRVDGPHFLGHIISHLVLDPRDGRTLLAAAKTGHLGPTVFRSTDFGRTWKEAARPPAFAKAPEGEKGRAVDHTFWLTPGHVSEPNAWYAGTSPQGLFRSEDGGVSWEPVSGLNDHPQYRAWMGGEQDGTPDGPKLHSVIVDPRDAAHLYMAMSSGGVHESTDAGRTWAPLVRGLEVVEGFDPADVGFHDPHCVRLCPSNPDRLYQQNHCGIYRLDRPSNEWTRIGRNMPRRVGDIGFPMVVHPRDADTAWVFPMDGTTVWPRTSPDGMPSVYVTRNGGKRWQRLDSGFPEGQAWWTVKRQAMCVDTLDPVGLYFGTTSGELWGSRDEGERWACLARNLPEIYAVEATELA; from the coding sequence GTGCTTCTGAATGCCGTGCCGTTCCTCTACATTGCGTGCCGCGGTGGCGAGCGCTTCCGCCCGAACCACCCTCACGGAGGGCCGCACCTCATGGGAGTCACCCGGAAGCCCGCAGCGCGTCTGAAGAATCCGAAGGCGGCGCCCGAGCGCGCCCCACGGCGCGGCGCCCAGGGCCGCGTGCTGGTGCTCGTCGCGACGCGCAAGGGCGCCTGGCTGTACCATGGCGATGCCCGGCGGCGGACCTGGCGCGTGGATGGGCCGCACTTCCTCGGCCACATCATCAGCCACCTCGTGCTCGACCCGCGCGATGGACGCACGCTCCTCGCGGCGGCGAAGACGGGGCACCTCGGACCCACCGTCTTTCGCTCCACGGACTTCGGGCGCACGTGGAAGGAGGCGGCGCGTCCGCCGGCCTTCGCGAAGGCGCCGGAGGGCGAGAAGGGGCGCGCCGTCGACCACACCTTCTGGCTGACGCCCGGCCACGTGAGCGAGCCCAACGCCTGGTACGCGGGGACGTCGCCGCAGGGGCTCTTCCGCTCCGAGGACGGCGGCGTCAGCTGGGAGCCTGTCTCCGGGCTCAACGACCACCCTCAGTACCGGGCGTGGATGGGCGGCGAGCAGGACGGCACGCCGGATGGGCCGAAGCTGCACTCGGTCATCGTCGACCCGCGAGACGCTGCGCACCTCTACATGGCCATGTCGAGTGGCGGCGTGCACGAGTCGACGGACGCGGGCAGGACCTGGGCGCCGCTCGTGCGCGGCCTCGAGGTCGTCGAAGGCTTCGACCCGGCGGACGTGGGCTTCCACGACCCGCACTGCGTGCGCCTGTGTCCGAGCAACCCCGACAGGCTCTACCAGCAGAATCACTGCGGCATCTACCGCCTCGACCGGCCGTCGAATGAGTGGACGCGCATCGGGAGGAACATGCCCCGGCGCGTCGGGGACATCGGCTTTCCGATGGTGGTGCACCCGCGCGACGCGGACACGGCGTGGGTGTTCCCCATGGACGGCACGACGGTGTGGCCGCGCACCAGCCCGGACGGCATGCCCTCCGTGTACGTCACGCGCAACGGAGGCAAGCGCTGGCAGCGCCTGGACTCGGGGTTTCCGGAAGGCCAGGCCTGGTGGACGGTGAAGCGCCAGGCGATGTGCGTGGACACGCTGGACCCGGTCGGCCTGTACTTCGGCACCACGAGCGGTGAGCTGTGGGGCAGCCGCGATGAAGGCGAGCGGTGGGCGTGCCTCGCGCGGAACCTTCCTGAAATCTACGCGGTGGAGGCCACCGAGCTGGCCTGA
- a CDS encoding Tad domain-containing protein: MLFALTMLLLVVMVCMTLAMGSKVKERMELQTLADASAYSSAVATARAFNAVAVMNRVQVAHAVSTLGTLSLISWSTLYWKHADNAAALFRMMVLPYELNTIVQCLPPQKAGPLCLVCARGRDQTFVLAVLSTLHANQTRSKLRRDTELFAAETLPRWNAAQRIHDAQVELLARARLRAGDGPEGFARQYLSRAKLVAPTEIRVQRAGTEVTGRELSDAVLDHASSRRGDEPHEVGHIVMGSRGHPFLRNRSEGPRWDRLFSPDSLSLRSLVLGAGGHVFYSSSRNGKGYYDSTFTQDPSGQPHAARAHDGQDGRTRTAFVPFDRRIRNWVACASPLPAYPIAMAIGLVGRDVGIHSARVSANQHEGVGHNAQHAVQAFPPFVDFNGAQVADEQNLHGQPKVVTVLSRDAVPGRDVWELSFNFPTSPEGRRIDLGAGQHPGGAPRQVAVGSGIVYYHRFQHSTEPPNLFAPYWRAGLARFSIDRPELGRPERFAFDNKTAAFLSDTGATGAKDALESLRLNGYVGW; encoded by the coding sequence GTGCTGTTCGCGCTGACCATGCTGCTGCTCGTGGTGATGGTCTGCATGACGCTGGCAATGGGCTCCAAGGTGAAGGAGCGCATGGAGTTGCAGACGCTGGCGGACGCGTCCGCATACAGCTCCGCGGTGGCGACCGCTCGGGCCTTCAACGCGGTGGCGGTGATGAACCGGGTGCAGGTGGCGCACGCCGTCTCGACGCTTGGGACGCTGAGCCTCATCTCGTGGTCCACGCTGTACTGGAAACATGCGGACAACGCGGCGGCGCTCTTTCGCATGATGGTGTTGCCGTATGAGCTGAACACCATCGTCCAGTGTCTACCGCCACAAAAGGCCGGGCCACTTTGCCTCGTGTGCGCGCGCGGGCGAGATCAGACCTTCGTGCTCGCCGTGCTTTCGACACTGCATGCGAACCAGACGCGCAGCAAGCTCCGGCGCGACACCGAGCTCTTCGCGGCGGAGACACTCCCCCGCTGGAACGCGGCGCAGCGAATTCACGATGCGCAGGTGGAACTGCTGGCGCGCGCCCGGCTGCGCGCGGGGGACGGCCCCGAGGGTTTCGCGCGGCAGTATCTCTCCCGGGCGAAACTCGTCGCGCCTACCGAAATCCGGGTCCAGCGTGCCGGAACGGAGGTCACCGGGCGCGAGCTGTCGGACGCGGTGCTCGACCATGCGTCGTCCCGTCGAGGCGACGAGCCGCACGAGGTAGGGCACATCGTGATGGGCAGCCGTGGGCACCCGTTCCTGCGTAATCGGAGCGAAGGCCCGAGGTGGGACCGGCTGTTCTCGCCGGACAGCCTCTCCTTGCGCTCCCTCGTGCTCGGCGCAGGCGGCCACGTCTTCTACAGCTCCTCTCGAAACGGCAAGGGCTACTACGACAGCACCTTCACGCAGGACCCCTCGGGTCAGCCGCATGCCGCGCGCGCCCATGATGGCCAGGACGGGCGCACGCGAACCGCCTTCGTCCCGTTCGACCGGCGGATCCGCAACTGGGTGGCCTGCGCGTCTCCGCTTCCCGCCTATCCCATCGCAATGGCCATCGGTCTCGTGGGTCGCGACGTCGGCATCCACAGCGCACGGGTCTCGGCGAACCAGCACGAAGGCGTCGGCCACAACGCCCAGCACGCGGTCCAGGCTTTTCCGCCCTTCGTCGACTTCAATGGCGCACAGGTCGCGGATGAGCAGAACCTCCACGGGCAGCCGAAAGTGGTGACCGTGTTGTCGCGCGACGCCGTGCCCGGTCGAGACGTCTGGGAGCTCTCGTTCAACTTCCCCACCTCGCCCGAGGGCAGGCGCATCGACCTGGGGGCCGGGCAGCACCCTGGCGGCGCGCCGCGCCAGGTGGCCGTTGGCTCCGGCATCGTCTACTACCACCGGTTCCAGCATTCGACGGAGCCGCCCAACCTGTTCGCGCCGTACTGGCGGGCCGGACTGGCTCGGTTCTCCATCGACCGGCCGGAGCTGGGACGGCCTGAACGCTTCGCGTTCGACAACAAGACTGCTGCATTCCTGTCGGACACCGGCGCCACCGGTGCGAAAGACGCGCTCGAGAGCCTTCGGTTGAATGGGTACGTCGGATGGTGA
- a CDS encoding aspartate ammonia-lyase, which yields MADPRAEQTFQKSIHTLTPNGAPPRTETDSLGSKQIPADAYWGINVSRALDNFAISGRPISVYPDFLFGYACVKQAAARANAEIGALDAATAELIDRACEEIKGGKLHDQFIVDVMQGGAGTSTNMNFNEVIANRGLELAGYPKGSYEHLDPNDHVNRSQSTNDTYPTALKIGLMLSLERLLAELEQLEQAFRDKGREFAGIVKIGRTQLQDAVPMTLQQELEGFAVTLAEDHASLKGVIRRLAEVNLGATAIGTGIAADPRFAEAARKHLAAITGHPIVTAPDLIEATTNVGVFMEVSGTLKRSAMKLSKICNDLRLLSSGPQAGLNEINLPPRQAGSSIMPGKVNPVIPEVVNEVAFVIAGGDVTLTMAAEAGQLQLNAFGPVMAHVLFENLKFMTAAMETLRVNCVRGITANKERLAQQVDSFVGVITALIPHIGYAAATKLAREALGANARIADLVAASGLLTREQLSELLSPERLTRGQALTQRDDEGG from the coding sequence ATGGCCGACCCACGCGCGGAGCAGACGTTCCAGAAGAGCATCCACACGCTGACTCCGAACGGCGCGCCCCCACGCACCGAGACCGACAGTCTCGGTTCCAAACAGATTCCAGCCGACGCCTATTGGGGAATCAACGTCAGCCGCGCGCTCGACAACTTCGCCATCAGTGGACGTCCCATCTCGGTGTATCCCGACTTCCTCTTCGGCTACGCCTGCGTGAAGCAAGCCGCGGCGCGCGCGAATGCCGAAATCGGTGCGCTCGATGCGGCCACGGCCGAGCTCATCGACCGTGCCTGCGAGGAAATCAAGGGCGGCAAGCTGCACGACCAGTTCATCGTGGACGTCATGCAGGGAGGCGCTGGCACCTCCACGAACATGAACTTCAACGAGGTCATCGCCAATCGCGGCCTGGAGCTGGCTGGCTACCCCAAGGGCAGCTACGAGCATCTGGACCCGAATGACCACGTGAATCGGAGCCAGAGCACGAACGACACCTATCCGACGGCGCTCAAGATCGGGTTGATGCTGTCCCTCGAGCGGTTGCTCGCGGAACTCGAGCAACTGGAACAGGCGTTTCGCGACAAGGGGCGGGAGTTCGCGGGCATCGTGAAGATTGGCCGTACGCAGCTGCAGGACGCCGTGCCCATGACGCTGCAACAGGAGCTCGAAGGCTTCGCCGTCACGCTGGCCGAGGACCACGCAAGCCTGAAGGGGGTCATCCGGCGCCTGGCGGAGGTCAACCTGGGCGCGACGGCGATTGGAACGGGCATCGCAGCGGACCCCCGCTTCGCGGAGGCCGCCCGCAAGCATCTGGCGGCAATCACCGGACACCCCATCGTCACCGCACCCGACCTGATTGAGGCGACCACCAACGTGGGCGTCTTCATGGAGGTGTCCGGCACACTCAAGCGCAGCGCGATGAAGCTCTCGAAAATCTGCAACGACCTGCGCCTGCTCAGCTCCGGACCCCAGGCAGGGCTCAACGAAATCAACCTCCCGCCGAGACAGGCGGGCTCGAGCATCATGCCGGGCAAGGTGAACCCGGTCATTCCGGAGGTCGTGAACGAGGTGGCGTTCGTGATTGCCGGGGGCGATGTGACTTTGACCATGGCCGCCGAGGCGGGTCAGCTCCAGCTCAACGCCTTCGGGCCAGTCATGGCCCACGTGCTGTTCGAGAACCTCAAGTTCATGACCGCTGCCATGGAGACGCTGCGGGTGAATTGCGTGAGGGGCATCACCGCGAACAAGGAGCGGCTCGCGCAGCAGGTCGACTCCTTCGTCGGCGTCATCACCGCCCTCATTCCACACATCGGCTATGCCGCCGCGACGAAACTCGCGAGGGAGGCCCTCGGCGCGAACGCCAGGATTGCTGACCTGGTGGCGGCCTCCGGTCTCCTGACGCGGGAGCAGCTCTCCGAGCTGCTCTCTCCGGAGCGGCTGACCCGCGGCCAGGCACTGACGCAGAGAGACGACGAGGGGGGGTAG
- a CDS encoding DUF2254 family protein, which produces MSGPAIRRLRKAIREPYWLLLLGMLVVGVVLGIWLARKQTDTAPAYFGMAWEGDPDDTRSMLMGLLGLQVTVLTVVLSLNAPVIQSAANQYSPRLVPIYLKSAPLRRAIPLFALSTGYILAAVRELGVIPDAGVQPRPVLSGAFMLTLGALFFLVFCMVRTFRFMRVERVLGLVQDLIVSATERRIQARLKRLPLDPAAPLALPADATALGAPTSGYLAEVDLRRLALRARKWGVRARICITVGEYVDKEEVIGWVAADGGGPVDAHAIRDLSDTLLITAAREPGSDPALGLRILVDVANRALSSSANDPYTARQALQQVRSVMRRLAGLPLGDWNVVDPDGRARVSVAATRLRDFLFLAVDGPLHYGMGNPEVLEEVLQIALTVGLAARDAEDRAAAHALLARVLAEANAHGAQERDRFHRLLIEADRVQATFQGGRRTTVERARAHWLPD; this is translated from the coding sequence GTGAGCGGCCCGGCCATCCGCCGCCTGCGTAAGGCCATCCGTGAGCCCTACTGGCTGCTCCTGCTCGGCATGCTCGTCGTGGGAGTGGTTCTCGGAATCTGGCTCGCCCGCAAACAGACCGACACCGCTCCGGCCTACTTCGGGATGGCCTGGGAGGGTGACCCCGACGACACCCGCTCCATGCTCATGGGCCTGCTCGGACTCCAGGTCACCGTCCTCACCGTCGTCCTGTCCCTGAATGCGCCGGTCATCCAATCCGCGGCGAACCAGTACTCGCCACGGCTGGTCCCCATCTACCTGAAGAGCGCGCCGCTGCGCCGCGCCATCCCGCTCTTCGCCCTCTCCACGGGCTACATCCTCGCGGCCGTACGCGAGCTGGGCGTCATCCCAGACGCGGGAGTGCAGCCTCGGCCCGTGCTCTCGGGCGCCTTCATGCTGACCCTCGGAGCGCTCTTCTTCCTCGTCTTCTGCATGGTTCGCACCTTCCGCTTCATGCGCGTGGAGCGCGTCCTCGGGCTCGTCCAGGACCTGATTGTCTCGGCAACGGAGCGCCGCATCCAGGCTCGCCTGAAGCGGCTCCCGCTCGACCCTGCGGCGCCCCTGGCGCTCCCGGCGGATGCCACGGCGCTCGGCGCTCCAACGTCGGGCTACCTCGCCGAGGTCGACCTCCGGCGCCTCGCGCTGCGCGCCCGGAAGTGGGGCGTGCGGGCACGCATCTGCATCACCGTGGGCGAGTATGTCGACAAGGAGGAGGTCATCGGCTGGGTGGCGGCGGACGGCGGTGGGCCCGTGGATGCCCACGCGATACGAGACCTCTCCGACACCCTGCTCATCACCGCGGCACGCGAGCCCGGCAGCGACCCCGCCCTCGGGCTCCGCATCCTCGTCGATGTCGCCAATCGCGCCCTGTCTTCGTCCGCGAACGACCCCTACACGGCTCGGCAGGCGCTGCAGCAGGTTCGCTCGGTGATGCGCCGGCTGGCGGGCCTCCCGCTCGGGGACTGGAACGTGGTCGACCCGGACGGGAGGGCACGTGTCTCCGTCGCGGCCACGCGGTTGCGCGACTTCCTCTTCCTCGCTGTCGATGGCCCCCTCCACTACGGAATGGGAAACCCCGAGGTGCTCGAAGAGGTGCTCCAGATTGCGCTCACCGTGGGCCTGGCCGCGCGCGACGCGGAAGACCGCGCCGCGGCGCACGCGCTCCTTGCTCGCGTGCTCGCCGAGGCCAACGCCCACGGCGCCCAGGAGCGCGACCGCTTCCATCGCCTGCTCATCGAGGCGGACCGTGTCCAGGCGACGTTCCAGGGGGGGCGCCGCACGACAGTCGAACGAGCGCGGGCCCATTGGCTTCCTGACTGA
- a CDS encoding haloacid dehalogenase type II has product MRSTHRLLTLLLACLGVGLQSSCAAPQQGQAAPAPKVIFFDVNETLLDLESMRQSVGEALGGREELLPLWFSTMLHYSLVETVTGNYHDFGAVGTAALMMVAQNNGIALSQEQARASIVTPLLELPAHPDVIEGLRALKAQGYTLVSLTNSSYLGVQTQLKNAGLTELFTRNLSIEDIKVYKPDLRTYRWAAEQLGVKPEDAVLVAAHGWDVAGAKAAGFQAVFVARPGQALYPLATKPDLVVKDIRELAEVLGKRP; this is encoded by the coding sequence ATGCGCTCGACTCATCGACTCCTGACGTTGCTGCTGGCCTGCCTGGGGGTGGGCCTGCAGTCGTCCTGTGCCGCGCCTCAGCAGGGGCAGGCCGCCCCAGCGCCGAAAGTCATCTTCTTCGATGTGAACGAGACGCTGCTGGACCTCGAGTCCATGCGTCAGTCAGTGGGGGAGGCCCTGGGCGGACGGGAGGAGCTGCTGCCGCTGTGGTTCTCGACCATGTTGCATTACTCGCTGGTCGAGACAGTCACGGGGAACTATCACGACTTTGGCGCGGTCGGCACGGCCGCCCTCATGATGGTGGCCCAGAACAACGGCATCGCACTGAGCCAGGAACAGGCGAGAGCCTCGATTGTCACACCGCTGCTCGAGCTGCCCGCCCATCCTGACGTCATCGAGGGACTGCGGGCGCTCAAGGCCCAGGGCTACACGCTGGTCTCCCTGACCAACTCTTCGTATCTCGGCGTGCAGACGCAGCTCAAGAACGCCGGGCTGACGGAGCTGTTCACGCGCAACCTGAGCATCGAGGACATCAAGGTCTACAAGCCCGACCTGCGGACCTACCGCTGGGCGGCGGAGCAACTGGGCGTCAAACCGGAGGATGCGGTCCTGGTGGCGGCCCACGGCTGGGATGTCGCAGGGGCAAAGGCCGCCGGATTCCAGGCCGTCTTCGTGGCGCGCCCCGGCCAGGCGCTCTACCCCCTGGCCACGAAGCCGGACCTGGTGGTCAAGGACATCCGGGAACTGGCGGAGGTCCTCGGCAAGCGCCCGTGA
- a CDS encoding TadE/TadG family type IV pilus assembly protein, which produces MGRESGQAAVETALTLPLVLFVLLGSLQLFLLSQSRLLAQYAVFQATRVGALNHGACTPMTHAALLSVLPAVHSFLGDRALSGQTPGERLGEAFGRFRHNHYLGYKGAGWKDVGTESEALVWLVREQPTPTVADVGAFDQPLPRANRREPLRLEVRMVFWAPLRIPFVDWVFSRIAAARLGLESYTNQNPLMLTQRANWDLDTRQPLESRTAAELRRRLARGHYMFPIEVSSTMRMMTPPRLSEFAAAGCPAPGFTP; this is translated from the coding sequence ATGGGGCGCGAATCAGGACAGGCAGCAGTGGAAACGGCGTTGACGCTACCCCTCGTCCTGTTCGTGCTCCTGGGAAGCCTTCAGCTCTTCCTGCTCTCCCAGTCCCGCCTCCTCGCACAGTACGCGGTGTTCCAGGCGACACGCGTCGGCGCCTTGAATCACGGCGCGTGCACGCCGATGACGCATGCCGCACTCCTCTCGGTGCTGCCCGCGGTGCACTCGTTCCTCGGGGACAGGGCGCTCTCAGGCCAGACGCCGGGCGAGCGGCTCGGCGAAGCGTTCGGCCGCTTCCGTCACAATCACTACCTTGGCTACAAGGGCGCGGGCTGGAAGGACGTCGGCACCGAAAGTGAGGCACTCGTGTGGCTCGTGCGGGAGCAGCCGACGCCCACGGTCGCGGACGTGGGCGCGTTCGACCAACCACTGCCGCGCGCGAACCGCCGTGAACCGCTGCGGCTCGAGGTCCGAATGGTCTTCTGGGCGCCGCTGCGCATCCCCTTCGTGGACTGGGTATTCTCCCGAATCGCCGCGGCGCGGCTGGGGCTCGAGAGCTACACGAACCAGAACCCGCTGATGCTCACCCAGCGCGCAAACTGGGACCTCGATACCCGCCAGCCCCTCGAGTCCCGGACCGCGGCCGAGCTGCGCCGCCGTCTCGCGCGCGGTCACTACATGTTCCCCATCGAGGTCTCCTCCACCATGCGAATGATGACGCCCCCGCGCCTTTCCGAGTTTGCCGCCGCCGGGTGCCCGGCGCCGGGGTTCACGCCGTGA
- a CDS encoding chromosome condensation regulator RCC1 — translation MTLQINLNISPGAFMKSRACLLALVALWLAACGSDVESTPGVPVAPHVMVFSPESGAMSEEPVVRLSGTVNAPGVLTGLTVQVNDGEARPVEWTQGPASSGTFTVEVTLSEGDNTVRLGAEDRSGGTSARVMSLRYVPERVPPEVQVLSPEEGLAITVRRVRVEVAATDNKGVVGMSYSLNGGAEQALEAPITTDGTVAFDVSPRPGANQVVVKARDARGNTGEATAAFHFGGLATAGALHSGTLRNGRVYAWGRNTRGQLGLGADVTANQTQPRMVPGVEAAASVAFNQNFSMALVSDGTVWTWGENLDGQLGLGTPPVEGEPHTPDVTPRYVATRVPGLTGAVAIAPGYRHALVLMEDGTVRAFGNNDDGQLGDGTTESRDAPVVVQGLTDVVKLMGGFMHSVALKRDGTVWVWGRNSYGNLGTGTDDDEAHTAPNQVPGVTGVVDIANGRDHILALHTDGTVSAWGLDASGQLGTGTLSVGGESATPVKVKNVTDARAVFANGNYSFARRADGSLMAWGQNGNGQLGLGLTEQRRLDPSPSSPEVAPLSSMGMGASHVIAVRADGSVYAWGWNLDGSLGPDAVIDRWSYTDPIPVTLP, via the coding sequence ATGACTCTGCAAATCAATCTCAATATCTCTCCAGGGGCCTTCATGAAGTCCCGGGCCTGTCTCCTGGCGCTCGTGGCCCTGTGGCTCGCCGCCTGTGGGTCGGACGTGGAGTCCACGCCCGGGGTGCCCGTAGCCCCTCACGTCATGGTGTTCTCGCCCGAGTCGGGTGCCATGTCCGAGGAGCCCGTGGTGCGGCTGTCCGGCACGGTGAACGCGCCGGGCGTGCTGACCGGGCTGACGGTGCAGGTGAACGACGGCGAGGCGCGTCCCGTCGAGTGGACGCAGGGCCCGGCCAGTTCCGGCACCTTCACGGTGGAGGTGACGCTCTCCGAGGGCGACAACACGGTGCGCCTGGGGGCGGAGGACCGGAGCGGCGGGACGAGCGCGCGGGTCATGAGCCTGCGCTATGTGCCGGAAAGGGTTCCTCCCGAGGTCCAGGTGCTGTCGCCGGAAGAGGGCCTGGCCATCACCGTGCGCCGCGTGCGCGTCGAAGTCGCCGCCACGGACAACAAGGGCGTGGTGGGGATGAGCTACTCGCTCAACGGCGGGGCCGAACAGGCGCTGGAGGCGCCCATCACGACTGACGGCACCGTAGCCTTCGACGTGTCGCCGCGGCCCGGTGCCAACCAGGTGGTGGTGAAGGCGCGCGACGCGCGGGGCAACACGGGCGAGGCCACTGCGGCCTTCCACTTCGGCGGGCTGGCCACGGCCGGGGCGCTGCACAGCGGGACGCTGCGCAACGGCCGCGTCTACGCATGGGGCCGCAACACCCGGGGGCAGCTGGGACTGGGCGCGGACGTGACGGCGAACCAGACGCAGCCCCGGATGGTGCCGGGTGTGGAGGCGGCGGCCTCCGTCGCCTTCAACCAGAACTTCTCCATGGCGCTCGTGTCGGATGGCACGGTGTGGACGTGGGGTGAGAACCTGGACGGCCAGCTTGGCCTGGGCACGCCGCCGGTCGAGGGCGAGCCCCACACGCCGGATGTCACTCCGCGCTATGTGGCCACGCGCGTGCCAGGCCTCACCGGCGCGGTGGCGATTGCGCCCGGGTACAGGCACGCGTTGGTGCTGATGGAGGACGGCACGGTGCGCGCCTTCGGCAACAATGATGACGGCCAGCTGGGCGACGGCACCACCGAGTCGCGGGACGCCCCGGTGGTGGTGCAGGGCCTGACGGACGTGGTGAAGCTGATGGGCGGCTTCATGCACTCGGTGGCCTTGAAGCGCGACGGCACCGTCTGGGTGTGGGGCCGCAACAGCTACGGCAACCTGGGTACGGGCACGGACGACGACGAGGCCCACACGGCGCCGAATCAGGTGCCGGGCGTGACGGGTGTGGTGGACATCGCCAACGGCCGCGACCACATCCTCGCCCTGCACACGGACGGGACGGTGTCCGCGTGGGGGCTGGACGCCAGTGGGCAGCTTGGGACTGGCACCCTCTCCGTGGGCGGTGAGAGCGCGACGCCAGTGAAGGTGAAGAACGTGACGGATGCGCGCGCCGTATTCGCCAACGGTAACTACAGCTTCGCACGGCGGGCGGACGGCTCGCTGATGGCGTGGGGGCAGAACGGCAATGGCCAGCTCGGGCTGGGGTTGACGGAGCAGAGACGCCTGGACCCCTCGCCCTCGTCGCCGGAGGTGGCGCCGCTGTCGTCCATGGGCATGGGCGCCTCCCACGTCATTGCCGTGCGCGCCGACGGCTCCGTCTACGCGTGGGGCTGGAACCTCGACGGCTCGCTCGGCCCTGATGCCGTCATCGACCGCTGGTCCTATACCGACCCCATCCCGGTGACGCTGCCTTGA